TCACCAAGTGGAACGACCAGGCGATCGCGGCCCTGAACCCGGGCGTGAAGCTGCCGGCCGAAGACATCACCGTCGTGCACCGCGCCGACGGCTCCGGCACCTCCTTCCTGTTCACCGACTACCTGTCGAAATCCAGCCCGGCATTCAAGTCGAAGATCGGCGCCGGCACCGCCGTGAAATGGGCGACGGGCGTGGGCGGCAAGGGCAATGACGGCGTCGCCGCCAACGTCCAGCGCATCAAGGGCGCGATCGGCTACGTCGAGTGGGCCTACGCGAAGAAGAACAAGATGGGCCACACCCAGCTGAAGAACCACGACGGCGCCTTCGTGCAGCCGGATGACGACGCCTTCAAGGCCGCCGCCGCCAACGCCGACTGGGCCAAGGCCCCGGGCATGGCCGTGGTCCTGACCGACCAGCCGGGCAAGGCCGCCTGGCCGATCACCGGCGCCTCCTACATCCTGGTGTACAAGGCGCAGCTCGATGCCGCCAAGGGCAAGGAAGTGCTGAAATTCTTCGACTACGCCTTCAAGAACGGCGGCGCCGCCGCGGCCGACCTCGACTACGTGCCGATGCCGGCTTCGGTCACCAAGCTGGTCGAAGATGCCTGGAAGGCGAATCTGAAGGATGCTTCGGGCAAGGCGATCTGGTAAGCATGGTCGTCGTTCCCGCCTTCGCGGGAACGACGACCAAGGCAACAAACTGAACGATTACATGAACCAACAAACCGCGATCGCCGCCAGCCAGGCGGACCAGCAGGCAGCCCTGGACGAAGCCAGCGCTGCCCGCCTGCGCAGCACCATGCGCACCCAGCGCATCCAGGATTTTTTCTTCCATAAGATCACGCTGCTGTTCGCTGGCTCCGTGCTGGTGGTGCTGCTCGGGATCATCGTTTCGCTGGCGGTCGGCGCGGCGCCCGCGTTCCGCGAGTTCGGCGCCCACTTCATCGCGCGCAACGAGTGGGATCCCGTCAACGACCAGTTCGGCGCCCTGATCGCCATCACCGGCACCCTGGCGACCTCGCTGATCGCGCTGCTGGTGGCGGTGCCGATCAGCTTCGGCATCGCCCTGTTCCTGACCGAGATCTGCCCGGCCTGGCTGCGCCGCCCGATGGGCACCGCGGTCGAGCTGCTGGCCGGCGTCCCCTCCATCATCTACGGCATGTGGGGCCTGTTCGTGTTCGCGCCGATGTTCGGCGACCACATCCAGCCGCTGCTGAAGAAGACCCTCGGCGTACTGCCCCTGATCGGCCCGCTGTTCCAGGGGCCGACCATGGGTCTCGGCATCCTGACCGCCGGCCTGATCCTGGCCGTGATGATCATCCCCTTCATCGCTTCCGTGATGCGCGACGTGTTCGAGATCGTCCCCGCGGTGCTGAAGGAATCGGCGTACGGCCTCGGCTGCACCAAGTGGGAAGTGGTGCGCAAGATCGTGCTGCCTTACACCCGTACCGGCGTGGTCGGCGGCGTGATGCTGGGCCTGGGCCGCGCGCTCGGCGAGACCATGGCCGTCACCTTCGTCATCGGCAATGCGAACGAGCTTTCGTGGTCGCTGTTCGCCGCCGGTAACTCGATCTCGTCGACGCTGGCCAACGAATTCGCCGAGGCCAGCTCGCCGCTGCACGTGTCCTCGCTGTTCGCGCTGGGCCTGATCCTGTTCGCGATCACCTTCGTGGTGCTGTCGGCCGCCAAACTGATGCTGCTGGGGATGTCCCGCAAAGAAGGAGTGAAGTAATGGAAGGCGCTATGAATCCTGTCTACCGCCGCCGCCTGCTCGGCCACCGCGTCGGCATCGCGCTGTCGGTGCTGGCCATGGCCATCGGCCTGGGCTTCCTGGCCTGGATCCTGTTCACCCTGCTGGTGCACGGCTTCGGCGCGCTCTCGCACACCCTGTTCTCGCTGGACACGCCGGCGCCGGGCAGTGAAGGCGGCATCCGCAACGCCATCGTCGGCAGCCTGCTGATGGTGGGCCTGTCGACCGCGGTCTCGACGCCGATCGGCATCCTGGCCGGCATCTACCTGGCCGAGTACGGCCAGAACAACAAGTTCGCCGCCGTCACGCGCTTCGTCACCGACATCATGCTGTCGGCGCCCTCGATCGTGATCGGCCTGTTCGTGTACGCGCTGCTGGTGCCGCGCATGGGCCACTTCTCGGGCTATGCCGGCACGCTGGCGCTGTCGCTGATCGCGATTCCGGTGGTGGTGCGCACCACCGACAACATGCTGCACCTGGTTCCGAACAGCCTGCTCGAGGCGGCTTTCGCCCTCGGCGCGCCGCGCTGGAAGGTGGCGACCACGGTGCGCCTGCGCGCGGTGAAGGCCGGCGTCGTGACCGGCGTGCTGCTGGCCGTGGCCCGCATCTCGGGCGAGACCGCGCCGCTGCTGTTCACGGCCCTGAACAACCAGTTCTTCACGGCCGACATGAACCAGCCGATGGCCAACCTGCCGGTGGTGATCTACCGCTTCGCCATGAGCCCCTACGAAGACTGGCAGTCGATCGCCTGGGGCGCGGCCCTGCTGGTGACCTTCAGCGTGCTGCTCCTGAATATCCTGTCGCGGACCCTGTTCCGCCAAAAGAGCCCGCAATAATGCGCTTTGACCCGAAACCCATGATGACCCAAGCCGCCGTGAACGCACCCCTGAACAAGCCGAAGACCAAGACCATCGAGATCTCCGGCCTGGACTTCTACTATGGGAAGACCCAGAGCCTGAAGAACGTCAGCCTCGACATCCACGACAAGCAGGTCACGGCCTTCATCGGCCCCTCGGGCTGCGGCAAGTCGACCCTGCTGCGCACCTTGAACCGCATGTACGATCTGTACCCGGGCCAGCGCGCCGAAGGCTCGATCCTCTACCGCGGCCGCAACATCCTGGAGCCGGGCGTGGACGTGAACATGCTGCGCGCCAAGGTCGGCATGGTGTTCCAGAAGCCGACCCCGTTCCCGATGTCGGTCTACGACAACATCGCCTTCGGGGTGCGCCTGTACGAGAACCTGTCGAAGGGCGAGATGGACGAGCGGGTCGAATGGGCGCTGAAGAAGGCGGCCCTGTGGCTCGAGGTCAAGGACAAGCTGAACAAGAGCGGCCTGTCGCTGTCGGGCGGCCAGCAGCAGCGCCTGTGCATCGCGCGCGGCGTCGCGGTCAAGCCGGACGTGCTGCTGCTCGACGAGCCGACTTCGGCGCTGGATCCGATCTCGACCGCCAAGATCGAGGAACTGATCAGCGAACTGAAGGGCGACTACACGATCGCCATCGTGACCCACAACATGCAGCAGGCCGCGCGCTGCTCGGACTACACGGCCTACATGTACCTGGGCGAGCTGGTCGAGTTCGGCGAGACGGACCAGCTGTTCATGAATCCGACCCGCAAAGAAACGCAAGACTACATCACCGGCCGCTTCGGCTGATACGGTAAGATAACCATATAGAACAGGAAACACAGACATGGTAGGCGAGCATTCTTCCAAGCAGTACGACCAGGAACTGGAAGCCATCCGTTCCAAGGTGCTGCTCATGGGCGGCATGGTGGAAACCCAGTTCGACGAGTCGCTCGAGGCTTTCCGGGTCGGTAACGCCGAGCAGGCCGACAAGGTCATGGCCGACGACCAGGCCGTCAACCAGCTCGAAGTCCAGCTGGACGATGCCTGCAGCCACCTGATCGTGCGCCGCCAGCCGGCCGCGAACGACCTGCGCACCGTGATGGCGACCATCAAGGTGATCACCGACCTCGAACGCATCGGCGACGAGGCCAGCAAGATCGCGCGCACCGCCAGGAGCATGCACGAGCGCGGGCTGATCGGCTTCAACCACTACGACATCGTGCGCACGATCTCGCGCAACACCGCCGACATGCTGCATGACTCGCTCGACGCCTTCGCCCGGCTGGACGGCAAGCAGGCCTTGCAGATCATCGCCCGCGACGACGAGATCGATTTCGAGTTCCGCACCATCCTGCGCAACATGATCACCTTCATGATGGAAGATCCGCGCACCATCTCCTCGGCCCTCGACACGCTGTGGGTGGCCAAGGCGATCGAACGCATCGGCGACCACGCCAAGAACATCGCGGAATACGTGATCTACGTGGCCGAGGGGCGCGATATCCGCCACTCGAAGGCGGCCCTGGCCGGCCACGCGGAAGGCTGAGCGGATGGCGTCCAACACGAGTGTCCTGATCGTCGAAGACGAGCCGGCGATCGTCGAGCTGGTGAGCTATTCGCTGCGCGAGACCGGCTGGGAGATCCGTACGGCCGCCAACGTGGCCGCGGCCTGGGATTCGATCGTGCAGGGGCGTCCCGACCTGCTGCTGCTGGACTGGATGCTGCCCGACCAGAGCGGCCTGCGGCTGCTGTCGCGCCTGCGCGGCGACCGCGACTTCCAGGAGATCCCGGTGATCATGCTGACCGCGAAGAGCATGGAAGAGGACAAGATCGCCGGCCTCAACACGGGCGCCGACGACTACATCACCAAGCCCTTCTCGCCGCGCGAGCTGGTGGCGCGCGCCAAGGCCCTGTTGCGGCGCAAGAGCCCGCACCTGGCCGAGGCGCCGCTGTCCGCCGGGCCGGTGACCCTGGACCCGGGCAGCTGTACCGTTAGCCTGGACGGCCGCCAGCTCGAGATGGGAAATGCGGAATACCGCCTGCTGAAGTTCCTGATGGCGCACCGCGAGCGCGTGTTCTCGCGCAGCCAGCTGCTGGACAAGGTCTGGGGCGACGCCTCGGCCGTCGAGGAACGCACCGTCGACGTCCACGTGCTGCGGCTGCGCAAGGCGCTGAAGGAAGCCGAAAAACTGATCAAGACCGTGCGCAGCGTCGGCTACATGCTGACCGAGAAAGAGATGTGAGCCGTGCAAGCCGCTCCCGACGCCAAGCCTGAAGCAAGCCCACCCCAGCCGGCGCCGGCCGGCGTGCATCCGCATTTGCTGTTCTGGGTACCGGCGCTGCTGCGCCTGGGTCTCGTGTTCGCGGCCGCCGGCGTCGCCTGGTGGCTGTTCGGCCTGGTGGCCGGCCTGGCGCTGGCGCTGGCGATCACGCTGGCCCTGCTGGTGGTCCAGCTGGCCTACCTGCACCAGCTCGGCGAATGGCTGGACCATCCGCACAGCAGCCGGCTTCCGGACGGCTGGGGCTCCTGGACCGACGTGTTCGCCCGCCTGTACCGCCTGCGCCGCGACGACGAGCGCCACCAGGACGAGCTGGCGGAATGGCTGGCACGGTTCCGCCAGGCGATGCATTTGCTGCCGGAAGGCGTGGCGATCATGGACGACGTGCTGTTCCTCGAATGGTGCAATCCGGCCGCCGAGCGCCACCTGGGCCTGACCCTGGAGAAGGACAAGGGCCGGCGCGTGACGAACCTGATCCGCCATCCGGACTTCATCGACTACATCATCCTCGGCCGCTACGAGCAGCCGCTGACGCTCGCCTTCCGCGGCCGCAAGCTGGTGGTGCAGGTGATCCCCTTCGAGAACCGCCGGCAGATCCTGGTGACCCATGACGCCACCGAGACCGAACGCATCGAGGCGATGCGCCGCGACTTCATCGCCAACGCCTCGCACGAGCTGCGCACGCCGCTGACGGTGATCGTCGGCTTCCTCGAGATCGCGATGGCCGACCCCGGGCTGGACGAGCGTACCCGCACCGCCCACCTGAAGCTGATGACGGAACAGGCGCAGCGCATGCAGCGCCTGATCGCCGACATGCTGACCCTGTCGCGCCTGGAGTCGGACGAGTATCCGCTCAAGCGCGAGCGGGTCGACATCAAGAACCTGGTGGAGCAGGTGGCGCTGGAGGCGCGCGCGCTGTCCGGCGGCCGCCACACGATCGACTTCACGGTCGACGGCCCGGACGTGATGGGCAGCCTCGACGAACTGCGCAGCGCCTTCGGCAACCTGGCCACCAATGCGGTGCGGTATACGCCGGAAGGCGGCAGCATCAAGCTGGCCTGGGAGCGCGGTGCGAACGACCTGCGCTTCTCGGTCGCGGACACCGGCATCGGCATCGACGAGCAGCACCTTTCGCGCCTGACCGAACGCTTCTACCGCGTCGACAAGAGCCGCTCGCGCGAGACCCAGGGCACCGGCCTGGGCCTGGCGATCGTCAAGCACGTGCTGCTGCGGCATGGCGGCAAGCTCACCATCGCTTCGCAGGCGGGGAAGGGGAGTGTGTTTACGGCTTCGCTGCCGAATACCTCCTTGCCGGGCTAGTCGGCAACAAGCTTGTCCGGACTCGGGTTACAATCGTTTTTTTACCCGATCCAACTACCCCGGATGATGTTGTCCCGACGTTCCATCTTGTTCGCCACGGCCGCTGCCGCGCTGCTCGCCGGCTGCGGCAGCACGCCCACCCAGCCCGCCGCCTCCGTCGCCGCCGCCCCCGCCCCGCAGCCCACGCCCCGCAAGCTCAGGATCGGCCTGGCCCTCGGCGGCGGCGCCGCGCGCGGCTTTGCCCACATCGGCGTGATCAAGGCCCTCGAAGCCCAGGGCATCGTGCCCGACATCGTGGTCGGCACCAGCGCCGGCTCGGTGGTCGGCGCGATGTACGCTTACGGCTACAACGGTTTCACGCTGCAGAAGATGGCCCTGGAGATGGACGAGGCCTCGATTTCCGACTGGGCCCTGCCTTTCTTCAGCAAGTCCCCGGGCGTGCTGAAGGGCGAGGCCCTGCAGGCGTATGTAAACAAGGCCGTCCACAACCAGCCCATCGAAAAACTGAAGATCCCCTTCGGCGCGGTCGCGACCGACCTGAAGACCGGCCAGCCGATCCTGTTCAGGCGCGGCAATACCGGCATGGCGGTGCGCGCCTCGTCGGCGGTGCCGAGCGTATTCCAGCCGGTGAGCATCGCCGGCCACACCTACGTCGATGGCGGCCTGGTGGCGCCGGTGCCGGTGCGCTTCGCCAGGGAGATGGGCGCCGAATTCATCATCGCCGTGAATATTTCGAGCGCGACCGAGGCCCAGGCCACGGCCAGCTCGCTTGACGTGCTGATGCAGACCTTTACCATCATGGGCCAGCGCCTGAACCAGCACGAACTGAAGGACGCCGACGTCGTCATCACCCCGGCCCTCGGGGCAATGGGCAGCGCCGACTTCAATGGCCGCAACCTGGCGGTGCTGGCCGGCGAACAGGCCGCAGCGTCGGTCATGTCGCAGCTGAAGGCCAGGCTCAAGGCCAAGGCTTTGAGCCCGGCTCCCTGAGTCCTTGCCGAGAATTACAACCACCACATAGGAAGACAAGAGATGCAAACCAAGCCTTTTCTGACCCTCGAAGACGCCAAGAAGATGGCCGCCGCCGCGGAAGCGGAAGCCGTCGCCAACAAGTGGAACGTCGTGATCACCATCGTCGATGACGGCGGCCACCTGCTGTGGCTGCAGCGCATGGATGGCGCGGCCCCGATCTCCTCGCAGATCGCCGCGCAGAAAGCCAAGACCGCCGCGCTGGGCCGCCGCGAATCGAAAGTCTATGAAGACATGATCAACAACGGCCGCGTGTCCTTCCTGAGCGCACCGGAACTGCAGGGCATGCTGGAAGGCGGCGTGCCGGTCGTGGTCGATGGCCACACCATCGGCGCGGTGGGCGTCTCGGGCGTGAAGTCGACCGAAGATGCGCAGATCGCCAAGGCCGGCATCGCCGCGCTGAGCGCTTAATTTCTCGGTGGAACGGCAGGTGAATGTAAGGATGTCCGATTGCCGCGTAGGACGATTCGCGCTATAATTCGGAAGTTTATCCATCACTCACCTGCCGTAGCGCTTACCCACTCACTCCTTCATCATAACGACCCGAGCGCGAGCGCAGCAGTACGGCTTTGCCGCTCATGATGGTCGGTCTGACGTGGCGCGGCTACGGCAACCTTCTTGGAGAGTTGCCCTTGCCGCCATTTTTTTCTGGCCCAGCCGTTCCAGCCATCCTGGCCCTCGCAGACGGAACCATTTTCAAAGGATATTCAATCGGAGCCATCGGTCACACGACCGGTGAAGTGGTGTTCAACACCGCGATCACGGGCTACCAGGAGATCCTTACCGACCCCAGCTATTCGCGTCAGATCGTTACCCTGACGTATCCGCACATCGGCAACCAGGGCGTGAACCCGGCCGACGTGGAGGCCTCGAAGGTGCATGCTGCCGGCCTCATCATTCGCGACCTGCCGCTGCTGGCATCGAACTTCCGCTCGACCCAATCGCTGTCGGACTACCTGAAGCAGGAAAACGTGGTTGCCATCGCCGGCATCGACACGCGCAAGCTGACCCGCATCCTGCGCGAGAAGGGCGCCCAGAACGGCGCCATCCTGACCGCCCAGCAGGGCGTGGAGCCGTCGGAAGCGCAGGCGCTCGAACTGGCGCGCTCCTTCCCGGGCCTGAACGGCATGGACCTGGCCAAGGTCGTGTCGGTGAAAGAGCCCTACGTCTTCACCGAGACCGAATGGAAGCTGGGCGAAGGCTTCGGCAAGCAGGACAACCCGCAATTCCACGTGGTCGCCTTCGACTACGGCGTCAAGCGCAACATCCTGCGCATGCTGGCCGAGCGCGGCTGCAAGGTGACCGTGCTGCCGGCCCAGGCCACCGCCGCCGAGGCGCTGGCCCTGAACCCGGACGGCATCTTCCTGGCCAACGGCCCCGGCGACCCGGCCGCCTGCGACTACGCGATCGAAGCGACCAAACAGGTGATCGATTCGGGCATCCCGACCTTCGGCATCTGCCTCGGCCACCAGATCATGGCCCTGGCCTCGGGCGCCAAGACGCTCAAGATGAAGTTCGGCCACCACGGCGCCAACCACCCGGTGCAGGACCTGGATTCGAAGAAGGTCCTGATCACCTCGCAGAACCACGGTTTCGCGGTGGACCAGGAGACCCTGCCGGCCAACTGCCGCGTGACCCACGTCTCGCTGTTCGACGGCTCGCTGCAGGGCTTCGAACGCACGGACAAGCCGGCATTCTGCTTCCAGGGCCACCCGGAAGCCTCGCCCGGCCCGACCGACGTCTCGTATCTGTTCGACCGTTTCATCAGCCTCATGCAACAAGCCAAAGCCAAGACTCAGGAGAAGAAATAAATGCCAAAGCGTTCTGACATTAAATCCATCCTGATCATTGGCGCAGGCCCGATCGTCATCGGCCAGGCGGTGGAATTCGACTACTCCGGCGCCCAGGCCTGCAAGGCCCTGCGCGAAGAGGGCTACAAGGTCATCCTGGTCAACTCGAACCCGGCGACCATCATGACCGACCCGGAAACGGCCGACGTCACCTACATCGAACCGATCACCTGGAAGGCGGTCGAGCGCATCATCGAGAAGGAGCGCCCGGACGCGATCCTGCCGACCATGGGCGGCCAGACCGCGCTGAACTGCGCGCTCGACCTGCACCGCAACGGCGTGCTGGACAAGTACAAGGTCGAGCTGATCGGCGCCTCGCCGGAAGCGATCGACAAGGCAGAGGACCGCGCCAAGTTCAAGGACGCGATGACCAAGATCGGCCTCGGTTCGGCGCGCTCCTTCATCGCCCATTCGATGGACGAGTCGCGCGACGCGCAGCGCCAGCTGGGCTTCCCGGTCATCATCCGTCCGTCGTTCACGATGGGCGGCTCGGGCGGCGGCATCGCTTACAACGAAGAAGAATTCGAAGCGATCTGCAAGCGCGGCCTGGAAGCCTCGCCGACCTCCGAGCTGCTGATCGAGGAATCGCTGCTGGGCTGGAAAGAGTACGAGATGGAAGTGGTGCGCGACAAGGCGGACAACTGCATCATCGTCTGCTCGATCGAGAACCTGGATCCGATGGGCGTGCACACCGGCGACTCGATCACCGTCGCGCCGGCGCAGACGCTGACCGACAAGGAATACCAGATCATGCGCAACGCGTCGATCAACGTGCTGCGCGAGATCGGCGTCGACACCGGCGGCTCGAACGTGCAGTTCTCGATCAACCCGGCCGACGGCCGCATGATCGTGATCGAGATGAACCCGCGCGTGTCGCGTTCCTCGGCGCTGGCCTCGAAGGCGACCGGCTTCCCGATCGCGAAGATCGCGGCCAAGCTGGCTGTCGGCTTCACGCTTGACGAGCTGCGCAACGACATCACCGGCGGCGCGACCCCGGCCTCGTTCGAACCGTCGATCGACTACGTGGTCACCAAGATCCCGCGCTTCACCTTCGAAAAATTCCCGGCCGCCGACAAGCACCTGACCACCCAGATGAAATCGGTGGGCGAGGTGATGGCGATCGGCCGCACCTTCCAGGAATCCTTCCAGAAGGCCCTGCGCGGCCTGGAAGTCGGCGTGGACGGCCTGAACGAGAAGACCCGTGACCGCGAGAAGATCGAGGAAGAGCTGGGCGAGCCGGGTCCGGAACGCATCTGGTACGTCGGCGACGCCTTCGCCCAGGGCTTCACGCTGGAAGAGGTGCACGCGCTGACCAAGATCGATCCGTGGTTCCTCATCCAGATCAAGGAAATCGTCGACATCGAGCTGTGGCTGGATCACCAGAAGCTGGACAGCCTGGACAAGAACGTGCTGTACAAGCTGAAGCAGAAGGGCTTCTCGGACCGCCGCCTGGCCTTCCTGATGCAGACCACCCCGCAGGCGGTGCGCGAGAAGCGCCATGCGCTGGGCATCCGTCCGGTCTACAAGCGCGTCGACACCTGCGCCGGCGAGTTCGCGACCAACACCGCCTACATGTACTCGACCTATGACGAAGAGTGCGAGTCCAACCCGACCGACAAGAAGAAGATCATGGTGCTGGGCGGCGGTCCGAACCGCATCGGCCAGGGCATCGAGTTCGACTACTGCTGCGTGCACGCGGCCCTCGCGATGCGCGAAGACGGCTACGAGACCATCATGGTCAACTGCAATCCGGAGACCGTGTCGACCGACTACGATACCTCGGACCGCCTGTACTTCGAATCGCTGACCCTCGAAGACGTGCTGGAAATCGTCGACCTCGAGAAGCCGGAAGGCGTGATCGTCCAGTACGGCGGCCAGACCCCGCTGAAGCTGGCGCTGGACCTGGAAGCCAACGGCGTGCCCATCATCGGCACCTCGCCGGACATGATCGACGCCGCCGAAGACCGCGAGCGCTTCCAGCAGCTGCTGCAGAAGCTGGGCCTGCGCCAGCCGCCGAACCGCACCGCGCGCACCGAAGAAGAAGCGCTGGCGCTGGCGACCGAGATCGGCTACCCGCTGGTGGTGCGCCCGTCCTACGTGCTGGGCGGCCGCGCGATGGAAATCGTCCACGA
This window of the Massilia sp. WG5 genome carries:
- the pstS gene encoding phosphate ABC transporter substrate-binding protein PstS, whose amino-acid sequence is MRMKQLLATIIIGTSATFASTAVLAADITGAGATFPYPIYAKWAEMYKKATGNGLNYQSVGSGAGIKQIKARTVDFGASDMPLPADELNKSGLFQFPAIMGGVVTVVNLDGIAPGQLKLTGPVVADIYLGKITKWNDQAIAALNPGVKLPAEDITVVHRADGSGTSFLFTDYLSKSSPAFKSKIGAGTAVKWATGVGGKGNDGVAANVQRIKGAIGYVEWAYAKKNKMGHTQLKNHDGAFVQPDDDAFKAAAANADWAKAPGMAVVLTDQPGKAAWPITGASYILVYKAQLDAAKGKEVLKFFDYAFKNGGAAAADLDYVPMPASVTKLVEDAWKANLKDASGKAIW
- the pstC gene encoding phosphate ABC transporter permease subunit PstC, with amino-acid sequence MRTQRIQDFFFHKITLLFAGSVLVVLLGIIVSLAVGAAPAFREFGAHFIARNEWDPVNDQFGALIAITGTLATSLIALLVAVPISFGIALFLTEICPAWLRRPMGTAVELLAGVPSIIYGMWGLFVFAPMFGDHIQPLLKKTLGVLPLIGPLFQGPTMGLGILTAGLILAVMIIPFIASVMRDVFEIVPAVLKESAYGLGCTKWEVVRKIVLPYTRTGVVGGVMLGLGRALGETMAVTFVIGNANELSWSLFAAGNSISSTLANEFAEASSPLHVSSLFALGLILFAITFVVLSAAKLMLLGMSRKEGVK
- the pstA gene encoding phosphate ABC transporter permease PstA, which codes for MEGAMNPVYRRRLLGHRVGIALSVLAMAIGLGFLAWILFTLLVHGFGALSHTLFSLDTPAPGSEGGIRNAIVGSLLMVGLSTAVSTPIGILAGIYLAEYGQNNKFAAVTRFVTDIMLSAPSIVIGLFVYALLVPRMGHFSGYAGTLALSLIAIPVVVRTTDNMLHLVPNSLLEAAFALGAPRWKVATTVRLRAVKAGVVTGVLLAVARISGETAPLLFTALNNQFFTADMNQPMANLPVVIYRFAMSPYEDWQSIAWGAALLVTFSVLLLNILSRTLFRQKSPQ
- the pstB gene encoding phosphate ABC transporter ATP-binding protein PstB; the encoded protein is MTQAAVNAPLNKPKTKTIEISGLDFYYGKTQSLKNVSLDIHDKQVTAFIGPSGCGKSTLLRTLNRMYDLYPGQRAEGSILYRGRNILEPGVDVNMLRAKVGMVFQKPTPFPMSVYDNIAFGVRLYENLSKGEMDERVEWALKKAALWLEVKDKLNKSGLSLSGGQQQRLCIARGVAVKPDVLLLDEPTSALDPISTAKIEELISELKGDYTIAIVTHNMQQAARCSDYTAYMYLGELVEFGETDQLFMNPTRKETQDYITGRFG
- the phoU gene encoding phosphate signaling complex protein PhoU; this encodes MVGEHSSKQYDQELEAIRSKVLLMGGMVETQFDESLEAFRVGNAEQADKVMADDQAVNQLEVQLDDACSHLIVRRQPAANDLRTVMATIKVITDLERIGDEASKIARTARSMHERGLIGFNHYDIVRTISRNTADMLHDSLDAFARLDGKQALQIIARDDEIDFEFRTILRNMITFMMEDPRTISSALDTLWVAKAIERIGDHAKNIAEYVIYVAEGRDIRHSKAALAGHAEG
- a CDS encoding response regulator, producing MASNTSVLIVEDEPAIVELVSYSLRETGWEIRTAANVAAAWDSIVQGRPDLLLLDWMLPDQSGLRLLSRLRGDRDFQEIPVIMLTAKSMEEDKIAGLNTGADDYITKPFSPRELVARAKALLRRKSPHLAEAPLSAGPVTLDPGSCTVSLDGRQLEMGNAEYRLLKFLMAHRERVFSRSQLLDKVWGDASAVEERTVDVHVLRLRKALKEAEKLIKTVRSVGYMLTEKEM
- the phoR gene encoding phosphate regulon sensor histidine kinase PhoR translates to MHPHLLFWVPALLRLGLVFAAAGVAWWLFGLVAGLALALAITLALLVVQLAYLHQLGEWLDHPHSSRLPDGWGSWTDVFARLYRLRRDDERHQDELAEWLARFRQAMHLLPEGVAIMDDVLFLEWCNPAAERHLGLTLEKDKGRRVTNLIRHPDFIDYIILGRYEQPLTLAFRGRKLVVQVIPFENRRQILVTHDATETERIEAMRRDFIANASHELRTPLTVIVGFLEIAMADPGLDERTRTAHLKLMTEQAQRMQRLIADMLTLSRLESDEYPLKRERVDIKNLVEQVALEARALSGGRHTIDFTVDGPDVMGSLDELRSAFGNLATNAVRYTPEGGSIKLAWERGANDLRFSVADTGIGIDEQHLSRLTERFYRVDKSRSRETQGTGLGLAIVKHVLLRHGGKLTIASQAGKGSVFTASLPNTSLPG
- a CDS encoding patatin-like phospholipase family protein, with the protein product MLSRRSILFATAAAALLAGCGSTPTQPAASVAAAPAPQPTPRKLRIGLALGGGAARGFAHIGVIKALEAQGIVPDIVVGTSAGSVVGAMYAYGYNGFTLQKMALEMDEASISDWALPFFSKSPGVLKGEALQAYVNKAVHNQPIEKLKIPFGAVATDLKTGQPILFRRGNTGMAVRASSAVPSVFQPVSIAGHTYVDGGLVAPVPVRFAREMGAEFIIAVNISSATEAQATASSLDVLMQTFTIMGQRLNQHELKDADVVITPALGAMGSADFNGRNLAVLAGEQAAASVMSQLKARLKAKALSPAP
- a CDS encoding heme-binding protein, encoding MQTKPFLTLEDAKKMAAAAEAEAVANKWNVVITIVDDGGHLLWLQRMDGAAPISSQIAAQKAKTAALGRRESKVYEDMINNGRVSFLSAPELQGMLEGGVPVVVDGHTIGAVGVSGVKSTEDAQIAKAGIAALSA
- the carA gene encoding glutamine-hydrolyzing carbamoyl-phosphate synthase small subunit, with the protein product MVGLTWRGYGNLLGELPLPPFFSGPAVPAILALADGTIFKGYSIGAIGHTTGEVVFNTAITGYQEILTDPSYSRQIVTLTYPHIGNQGVNPADVEASKVHAAGLIIRDLPLLASNFRSTQSLSDYLKQENVVAIAGIDTRKLTRILREKGAQNGAILTAQQGVEPSEAQALELARSFPGLNGMDLAKVVSVKEPYVFTETEWKLGEGFGKQDNPQFHVVAFDYGVKRNILRMLAERGCKVTVLPAQATAAEALALNPDGIFLANGPGDPAACDYAIEATKQVIDSGIPTFGICLGHQIMALASGAKTLKMKFGHHGANHPVQDLDSKKVLITSQNHGFAVDQETLPANCRVTHVSLFDGSLQGFERTDKPAFCFQGHPEASPGPTDVSYLFDRFISLMQQAKAKTQEKK